The following nucleotide sequence is from Dyella sp. BiH032.
TACGTGCGTCTCTCGGTGACGTACGACTATTGATGGAGCGCCCGCCGCCGGCACGGTGCCGGCGGCGGGCATGCGGGGAGGGGACCGATGCATTACCGCAAGCTTTGCGCCGCGTTCGTGCGGAGCATGGTGCTGCTCGCCGCGGTTGCCGTCGCGGATGCGAAAAACGTTTCGCCGGCGGTGGATGACGACGGCGCCAATGCGCCGTACAAGGTTTACGACGCCATGCCCGCCATCACCATGGGGCCGCTGCTGCTGGACATGGCCGAAGACTCGGTGGCGATCGAATGGATGACCGACGCGCCGAGCGACGCGAAAGTCAGCTATGGCGAAGGGACGCTGGATCATGAAGCCGTGCCGCAGGTCGATGGCCTGCGGCCGGTGGGCACGATGCATCGGGTGGTGCTGCGCGGCCTGCAGCCGGGCCGCACCTATCAGTACCGCATCGCCTCGCGCCGGGTAGTGGCGCTGAAGCCCTACTGGCCGGACCGCGGCGGGACGGTCGTGAGCCCGACGTATGCCTTCACTACGTTCGATGCCGCGAAAAGCTCGGTGCGCTTCGCGACGATGACCGACACGCACGAGAACGTCGAACGCGTACGCGCCTTGACGGCGCTGGCGCTGCGTCGGCCGGTGGATTTCGTCGTACATACTGGCGACGCCGTGCACTACGCCACCGGCGAGGATCAGCTGAAGGACAAGTTTCTCGAACCCATCGCGACCGGTCTTCAGGGATGCACGCCGCTGCTTTATGCGCGTGGCAATCACGAATACCGCGGCGGGTTCGCCCGCTCGCTGGGCGGCTATCTGCACGCGCAGGAAGGCCGCTACTACTACACGCGCGACGCTGGCCCGGTGCACCTCGTGGTGGTCGATACGGGCGAGGACAAGCCCGATGCGACCAACGTCTACGCGGGCCTCAACGATCTGCGGTCTTACCGCGCCGAGGAATATGCGTGGCTCGCCCGGGTGCTTGCCGAGGAGTCCAGGACGCGTACCGCGCCGTTCACCGTGGTCCTCGGCCACGATCCGGGGTGGGGATGGCTCGATGGCGCCAACGGCGAGTGGACCCGGCGCGCGAACGAAGCGAAGGTGGACCTGTTCATCGCCGGCCATCTGCACCGGCTGGAACGGGTGAACCCGGGCGAGCGCGGTAACGACTTCACCATCCTGGCGCTGGGCCAGGACCAGATCGCGCGGGTGGAGGCGGACGAGCGGGAATTGAAAGTCACCGTACTGGATCGGGAAGGCCGCACGGTCGATGCTTTCGCCCTGAGGCGCAAGAACAAGTAGCCTCGCGGAGATCGCGACGGCGGAGGACAGACGATGCGTTTCCCCGGCATGAAGACCCACCCTCGTAGGCAACTGCGTCGATGGCTGCTCGGCGGTCTGCTGGCATGCGTTTCCTTCGGTGCCTTTGCCGCCGACGCCTTCGACGTCGCCCCCGCGCGCGCCGCCTTGCAGCGATGGCTGCCCAGGCATGAGCGCCAGATCGTGCTGGTGGCGCTGGATGCGAGGCAGGGAGATCGCTACGTCATCCGCGGCCAGGCCGGCCGCGTCGAAGTGGCGGGAACCACGCCCGCCGTGCTGCTGGCCGGCGTGGAGGCGTATCTCGAACAGGTACCGCAGGTCAGCATCGGCTGGCCGGGCGACAGCCTGGCTCGGCTGCCGGCTACGCTTCCCGCACCCGCGGCGCCGATCGGGAGCCGCGCGATCGTGCCGGACCGCTTCGCGCTGAACGATGTCGACGATGGCTACTCCGACGCCTATCTCGACTGGCCCGGCTGGCAGCGCAAGATCGATCTGCTGGCGCTGCGCGGCATCAACGAGGTGTTCGTGCCGGTGGGTGCCGAGGAGGTTTATCGGCGCACCTTCCGCGAGTTCGGCTATAGCGACGACGCCTTGCGCGCATGGATTCCCGCGCCCGCACACCAGCCATGGTGGCTGCTGCAGAACATGTCGGGGTTCGGCGGGCCGGTGTCCGCGCAGTTGTTCGATCAGCGCGCCGAGCTTGGCCGCCGCATCGCGGCGCGCCTGCGCGAGCTTGGCATGCAGCCGGTCTTTCCCGGCTACTTCGGCACGGTGCCGCCCGGTTTCGCCGCAAAGCAGCCGGGCGCCGCGTTGGTGCCGCAAGGCGAATGGGTGGGGTTCCAGCGGCCGGACTGGCTGGACCCGCGCGATCCCCATTTCGCCAGGGTCGCCGCGGCGTTCTATCGCCACCAGCGCGAGCTGTTCGGCGACGCCGCGCTCTACAAGATGGATCTGTTGCACGAAGGCGGCCGCGCGGGTGACGTGCCGGTGGGCGATGCCGCGAAGAGCGTCTTCGCGGCGCTGGACCGGGCCCATCCCAGTGCTCGCTGGGTGCTGCTCGGTTGGCAGCGCAACCCGTCGCATGCGGTCGTGGATGCGGTGCCGCACGAACGTTTGTTGATCGTCGACGGACTGTCCGATCGTTACGACGGCATGGACCGCGAGCGCGACTGGAGTGGCGCGCCGTACGCGTTCGGCACCATTCCCAACTTCGGTGGCCACACCACGCTCGGCGCGAATGCCGGCGTGTGGCTGGCGCGTTTCGCGCAGTGGCGCGGCAAGGATGGCAGCCGGCTGCGCGGCATCGCCTACATGCCGGAAGGCAGCGGCACGGATCCGGCGGCTTATGCGCTGTTCACGGCGCTGGCGTGGACGCCGGTGCCGACCGATGCGCCTGGCTGGTTCGCGCATTACGCCGACAGCCGCTACGGTGGCGTCGACGCGCATGCGCGCGCGGCATGGCGCATCCTCGCGGCGACCGCGTATGCAATGCCTTCGGGGGAGTGGTCGGAGCCGCAGGACAGTCTGTTCGGCGCGCGTCCCAGCCTCGATGTGCGCAGCGCCGCGACCTGGTCGCCGACGTCGGCACGCTACGACATGGCGCGCTTCGATGGCGCCGTGTGCGAGCTTTTGCAGGTCGCTCCCGCGCTGCGCGCGACCTCCGCCTATCGGCACGATCTGGTCGACGTGACGCGCCAGGCGATCAGCAACCGCGCGCGCCAGCTTCTGCCGCGCATCAAGGCTGCGTACGACGCGAAGGATGCGCAGGCGTTGCGTGCGTTGACCACCGAGTGGCTGGACGACATGGCCCAGCTCGACCGCCTGCTGGCAACCGATCCGGACTTCCTGCTCGGCCGCTGGCTGATGCGCGCCAAGGCCGCGGCGCGCGACGACGCGGAAGCGGCGCAGCTGGAATACGACCAGCGCTCGCTCCTGGCCAGCTGGGGCGATCGTTCCGGCGCGGATCGGGGCGGGCTGCACGACTATGCCAATCGTGAGTTGGCGGGGCTGGTCGGTGGCCTTTACGCCGAGCGTTGGCGGCGGTTCTTCGCAGCGCTGCAGGACGGCTTGGCCGGCAAGGCCATGCCGCCGATCGATTGGTTTGCGATCGAGCAGCAGTGGTCCCGCTCAAGGGATAGCTTCGCTACCGAGGCCGTCGGCGATACCTGGCAGATCGCCGGAGAGGTGGCGCGCCTTTCGCGTCTTTGTCCGGCGCGCGATCCGGATCGCCGGCAGGCCGACGTCGGTGGGCGCGTCACTGCCGCTTGGAACGGAAGTAGCTGGTGATATCCATGGCTACATCGCGTGGCGCCAGGTTGGATGGCTGGGGCGTGGTGGTGGTTGTCGTCGTGGACGGTACCGTCGGGTTCGATGGCGTGACCGGGACGATCGGCTGGAAAGCATGGGTCGGTACCTGCGGCGTGGGCACCGAAGACGAACTCAGCGGCGGTAGCGAGTGAAAGACAGGAAGCGGCTGCGTACCCGGCGAAGCGGTGGCGGGCAACGTCGGGAAGGCTAAAGAAGGCGTTGTGGGTACCGACACGGGCGGCAGATAGCCACCACCGCTGATCGACGCGCCAGGCGAGCTTTGTTCTTCCCGCAGTGGCGAGTGAGGGCGACCGGGTATGAGCTTGCGCTTCTTGTCTTTGAGGTCGCTCATGCCTTGCTGGGTGAGCTTCAATACGGTGGCCTGTTCGTTAGGCGATAGTGCGTCGAAGTACTCGTCGAGCTTGCGCTTGCCGTTGTTCCTCCGTTGCTCGTACTGCGTGCTGACGCCGGAGTCCTTGAGCTTGTCGGCGTTCTGCGCCGTGTTCGCGATCTGGCCGGGCGCGATGCTCATGAGGGTGATGCTGCCGGCGAGCACGCCCGCGACGCCCGGCGTCACGCCGGGTTCCTGCAGCGTGCGCACCACCTGGTGGCGCAGGAAGTCGTGCGCTTGCGCCTGTCCGGTGGTCTTCACGCCCGATCCGGTATGGCCGGCGCTCTTGCCGCCCGGCACGCTGAGGATGGTCTGCGCGGTATCCGTGCGTGCGCCGTCGCTGGCTTCCGCTACCGGCTTGACGTTCGTCTCCAGAATGCTGGCGCCGGAGTAGCCGGTCAGTGCGGTGTTGGTGTTCCAGGACGGCAGCTCCGCCTTGCCGCCTTTCTTGACCTTGCGCCGCGACAGCATCCGCATGGTGTCGGTCGTGCCGAACGATTCGTGGTAGCCGCTGCTATGCCCGGATTGGGTAGGGTTGGAGGGAAACCGGAATTCGCCCTCGTCGATCGGCTTGGCTTGCACCACCTTGTCCGTGCCCAGAGGCCGAAAGCCGCCCGAGCTGGACTGCGATGCGGTCAAGGTCTTGTCCGACGAGGCGCTGTATTTGGGCATCGGTGACAGTGTGGGCGGCGGGGGAGGCGACGAGAGCATGGGCGACAGCAGGCTCGGGGATGTCGTTGTGGTGGTCGTCGTCGTGTGGGTTCCGCCCGTTCCGCCGCCCTGAAGTGGCGGCATGGGCGAGAGCGGAGGCACCGTGGGCGAGTTGAGCGGCATCGGCGACAGCAGGGGCTGCGGGGGGACAAGGGTCGCAGGGGATACGCTGCTCGGCGGGAACGGGGTGTGCAACAGCGCAAGAGGGGGCAGCGCGAAGGATGTCGGCTGGGTCGTCGTGGACACGGGCGGCGTCAGCGTGGGCCGGGGCGGCGGGGTGACGCCAGGCGAGCCGCCGGTGTTGGACGCGGCGGATGCGCGCGACGACGAGCGCGTGACGCGCCGCGACGTTTGCTGCATCTGGGTCAGCTGTTTCGAGCTGCCCTTCTTCCGCCCTCCGCCTCCGGAGCCTCCCGGCTGGCCGGACGATCCGCCCCCCGTTCCGTTCATCGCCCTGACTCCCCGATCAAGGAGGTCGCAGGTTACCCGCGCCTACACTGGCTTGCGAGTGCCCGCCACGGTGGCAGCCGACTGCGATGGGCAGGTAGGGGCTAACATCGGCGATGGCCGGCCAGGGAGCGGCGCGCGCCGGTCAACCCGCGGTATTCGCCGGGCCCGGTCGCCAGGGAAAGCGCAGGCGACCTTGCCACTTCAATCTGCTGAGGAGACCCATGCAGCGAAGAGAATTCCTGCGCCTGAGCGCGCTCGTACCGCTGGGCGCGCTGAGCTCGCGCCTGGAGGCCGTGACCCTGCCGGCGCCGGGTGCGGAGCCCGTGCCGGATGGGCGTCCGCACCGGTTCGCGTTCGGCAAGCGGGCCTTCCTGCTCGACGGACGCGAGTTCCAGATCCGCAGCGGCGAGATGCATCCCATCCGGATACCGGCCGAGTACTGGACGCAGCGTATTCGCATGGCGAAGGCAATGGGCCTGAACACGGTAGCCATCTACCTGATGTGGAACGCGCTGGAGAAGGAACCGGGCGAGTTCGATTTCCACGGCGGCAACCGCGACTTCGTGCGTTTCATCCAGCTGTGCCGGCAGGAGGGCATGTGGGTGTACCTGCGGCCCGGTCCGTACGTCTGTGCGGAATGGGATTTCGGCGGGCTGCCGCCGTACCTGTTGCGCGAACCGGATATCCGCGTGCGCGACAAGGACGATCCGCGCTACATGAAGGCGGTCGCCCGCTACATGGATGCCATCGCGCCGCGCATCGCGCCGCTGATGGCCGCGAAGGGCGGACCGATCCTGATGGTGCAGGTGGAGAACGAGTACGCCTCGTTCGGCGGCGACCTGGCCTACCTGGAAAAAATCCAGGCGATGTGGCGCGAGCGCGGCATCGAGGGACCGTTCTCGATCTCCGATGGCCTGGGCACGATCCAGAAGCAGAAGACCTACCTGCCCGGCGCCGCGCTGGGCCTGGACGGCGATACCGATTTCGCCGCGGCGCAGGCCATCGCCGGCGAGATGCCGGTGTGGGTGGGCGAGGGCTATCCCGGCTGGCTCACGCACTGGGGCGACAAGACCTTCCAGCGTGGCGATTATGCGGCGACGCTGAAGAAGCTGATGCGCGAGCGGCGCTCGTTCAATCTGTACGTGGTGCACGGCGGCACCAACTTCGGCTTCGGTGCGGGTGCCAACGCCGATGCGGACTACGGCAATTTCGAGCCGGCCATCACCAGCTACGACTACGGTGCGCCGATTGACGAGCGCGGTGAGGCAACCGCGGACTACCGGCAGTTCCGCCAGATCATCGGCGATTACTTGTCGCGGGCATTGCCCGAGGTGCCGGCGGCGCCGCCGGCGATGCGCGTGGCGAAGTTCGAGCTCAAGCCGCATGCCTCGCTGTGGGACAACCTGACGCCGGACCCGAAGACACTCGAGGACGGGCCCAAGGCGAACGAGCTGCTGCTCGGGCAGGACCACGGGCTGGTGCTGTACCGCACGATGTCGAAGCGCGGCGGTGTCTTATCCATCGAGGGTGTGCGCGACTATGCCACGGTGTTCGGCGCCGGCCGCTATCTGGGTTATCTGTCGCGCGTGCAGAAGCCGGGCGTGAGCGACGCGAAGCAGATCGCCGTGCCGGAACCGCAGGCGCAGGATGGCGACGCGATCGAGATCCTGGTCGACAGCTTCGGCCACGTGGGCTACGGCCAGGCGATGGCGGACCGCAAGGGCATCGTGGGCGAGATCCGCCTGGACGGCGAGCCGCAGCGCTACTGGTCGGTGCATGGCTTTCCGCTCGATGAAACCTTTCTTGCCAGCCTGCGTCCGCTGTCCCGTGCGCCGGAGCGGCCGGCGGTGTTCTTCAAGGGAAGCGTGACGCTGGACAAGACAGCCGACACGTATCTGGACATGAGCGGCTGGGACAAGGGCTATGTCTGGGTGAACGGCCATCTGCTCGGACGCTATTGGCGCATCGGCCCGCAGCAGCGGCTGTTCTGCCCGGCCTCGTGGCTGAGGGCGGGCGAGAACGAAGTGCTGGTGTTCGATCTGCATCGAACCGAAGGCGGTGCCATCGAAGGACACGAGCGCTTGCACGGGTGACCTGCGGACCCGTGCCCGTGTCGCGCTTCAAGGGAACAGTTGGTAGGAGAATGTCAGGTCGTAGCGGGTGTGCCGCGCCAGGTTGTCCTGCGTGCGGTCGCCCACCGGCTGTGCCGCCGATATGTCCACTGTGTAGTGCTTGCCGTCGGTCAAGCGCAGTCCGAGCGCCGCGGTCTGCAAGGTGTCGGTGAGCGGCCGCGCGCCGTTGAGGTATACGCGGGCCATCTGGCCCATCGCATACGGTGTGAGCAGCTTGAGCCATTTGGCATCCACCTTGA
It contains:
- a CDS encoding beta-galactosidase, which gives rise to MQRREFLRLSALVPLGALSSRLEAVTLPAPGAEPVPDGRPHRFAFGKRAFLLDGREFQIRSGEMHPIRIPAEYWTQRIRMAKAMGLNTVAIYLMWNALEKEPGEFDFHGGNRDFVRFIQLCRQEGMWVYLRPGPYVCAEWDFGGLPPYLLREPDIRVRDKDDPRYMKAVARYMDAIAPRIAPLMAAKGGPILMVQVENEYASFGGDLAYLEKIQAMWRERGIEGPFSISDGLGTIQKQKTYLPGAALGLDGDTDFAAAQAIAGEMPVWVGEGYPGWLTHWGDKTFQRGDYAATLKKLMRERRSFNLYVVHGGTNFGFGAGANADADYGNFEPAITSYDYGAPIDERGEATADYRQFRQIIGDYLSRALPEVPAAPPAMRVAKFELKPHASLWDNLTPDPKTLEDGPKANELLLGQDHGLVLYRTMSKRGGVLSIEGVRDYATVFGAGRYLGYLSRVQKPGVSDAKQIAVPEPQAQDGDAIEILVDSFGHVGYGQAMADRKGIVGEIRLDGEPQRYWSVHGFPLDETFLASLRPLSRAPERPAVFFKGSVTLDKTADTYLDMSGWDKGYVWVNGHLLGRYWRIGPQQRLFCPASWLRAGENEVLVFDLHRTEGGAIEGHERLHG
- a CDS encoding alpha-N-acetylglucosaminidase TIM-barrel domain-containing protein, encoding MRFPGMKTHPRRQLRRWLLGGLLACVSFGAFAADAFDVAPARAALQRWLPRHERQIVLVALDARQGDRYVIRGQAGRVEVAGTTPAVLLAGVEAYLEQVPQVSIGWPGDSLARLPATLPAPAAPIGSRAIVPDRFALNDVDDGYSDAYLDWPGWQRKIDLLALRGINEVFVPVGAEEVYRRTFREFGYSDDALRAWIPAPAHQPWWLLQNMSGFGGPVSAQLFDQRAELGRRIAARLRELGMQPVFPGYFGTVPPGFAAKQPGAALVPQGEWVGFQRPDWLDPRDPHFARVAAAFYRHQRELFGDAALYKMDLLHEGGRAGDVPVGDAAKSVFAALDRAHPSARWVLLGWQRNPSHAVVDAVPHERLLIVDGLSDRYDGMDRERDWSGAPYAFGTIPNFGGHTTLGANAGVWLARFAQWRGKDGSRLRGIAYMPEGSGTDPAAYALFTALAWTPVPTDAPGWFAHYADSRYGGVDAHARAAWRILAATAYAMPSGEWSEPQDSLFGARPSLDVRSAATWSPTSARYDMARFDGAVCELLQVAPALRATSAYRHDLVDVTRQAISNRARQLLPRIKAAYDAKDAQALRALTTEWLDDMAQLDRLLATDPDFLLGRWLMRAKAAARDDAEAAQLEYDQRSLLASWGDRSGADRGGLHDYANRELAGLVGGLYAERWRRFFAALQDGLAGKAMPPIDWFAIEQQWSRSRDSFATEAVGDTWQIAGEVARLSRLCPARDPDRRQADVGGRVTAAWNGSSW
- a CDS encoding metallophosphoesterase family protein, giving the protein MHYRKLCAAFVRSMVLLAAVAVADAKNVSPAVDDDGANAPYKVYDAMPAITMGPLLLDMAEDSVAIEWMTDAPSDAKVSYGEGTLDHEAVPQVDGLRPVGTMHRVVLRGLQPGRTYQYRIASRRVVALKPYWPDRGGTVVSPTYAFTTFDAAKSSVRFATMTDTHENVERVRALTALALRRPVDFVVHTGDAVHYATGEDQLKDKFLEPIATGLQGCTPLLYARGNHEYRGGFARSLGGYLHAQEGRYYYTRDAGPVHLVVVDTGEDKPDATNVYAGLNDLRSYRAEEYAWLARVLAEESRTRTAPFTVVLGHDPGWGWLDGANGEWTRRANEAKVDLFIAGHLHRLERVNPGERGNDFTILALGQDQIARVEADERELKVTVLDREGRTVDAFALRRKNK